One genomic segment of Ricinus communis isolate WT05 ecotype wild-type chromosome 5, ASM1957865v1, whole genome shotgun sequence includes these proteins:
- the LOC8287410 gene encoding general transcription and DNA repair factor IIH helicase subunit XPB1 isoform X2, with the protein MGHGEKGRPSKKQKSSNDDHRSTIMEDEDVYCGEDMEDDRPDDGEGKKKDFSKLELKLDHANRPLWACADGRIFLETFSPLYKQAYDFLIAIAEPVCRPESMHEYNLTPHSLYAAVSVGLETETIISVLNKLSKTKLPKEMIDFIHGSTANYGKVKLVLKKNRYLVESPFPEVLKRLLKDEVISRARLVSEAHVNGSFTISKTAGEIGTSHDGLLNEAELAAAAEEKETHSFEVDPSQVENVKQRCLPNALNYPMLEEYDFRNDTVNPDLDMELKPHAQPRPYQEKSLSKMFGNGRARSGIIVLPCGAGKSLVGVSAACRIKKSCLCLATNAVSVDQWAFQFQLWSTIREEQICRFTSDSKERFQGNAGVVVTTYNMVAFGGKRSEESEKIIEEIRNREWGLLLMDEVHVVPAHMFRKVISLTKSHCKLGLTATLVREDERITDLNFLIGPKLYEANWLDLVKGGFIANVQCAEVWCPMTKEFFAEYLKKENSKKKQALYVMNPNKFRACEFLIRFHEQQRGDKIIVFADNLFALTEYAMKLRKPMIYGATSHAERTKILQAFKTSKDVNTVFLSKVGDNSIDIPEANVIIQISSHAGSRRQEAQRLGRILRAKGKHQDRMAGGKEEYNAFFYSLVSTDTQEMYYSTKRQQFLIDQGYSFKVITSLPPLDSGPDLSYYHLDEQLALLAKVLNAGDDAVGLEQLEEDADDIALHKARRSMGSMSAMSGAKGMVYMEYSTGRNKLAGQGHIKSKPKDPAKRHYLFKRRYG; encoded by the exons atgggTCATG gTGAAAAGGGTCGGCCTAGCAAGAAGCAGAAATCCTCTAAC GATGATCACAGGAGCACAATTATGGAAGATGAAGATGTTTATTGCGGTGAAGATATGGAGGACGATCGTCCTGATG ATGGTGAAGGgaaaaaaaaggattttagCAAATTAGAATTGAAGCTAGACCATGCCAATAGGCCTTTATGGGCCTGTGCTGATGGACGGATTTTTCTTGAAACCTTTTCCCCTTTATATAAACAAGCATATGATTTCCTCATTGCCATTGCCGAACCAGTTTGCAG GCCAGAATCAATGCACGAATATAATCTGACCCCTCATTCACTATATGCTGCGGTGTCAGTGGGTCTTGAAACTGAAACCATAATATCTGTTTTGAATAAGTTGTCTAAAACAAAGCTGCCTAAAGAGATGATTGATTTCATACATGGTTCTACTGCCAATTATGGCAAAGTGAAGCTTGTGCTTAAGAAGAATCGCTACTTGGTTGAATCACCATTTCCAGAG GTACTGAAGAGGCTGTTGAAAGATGAAGTTATATCTCGGGCAAGACTTGTATCCGAG GCACATGTAAATGGTTCTTTTACCATCAGCAAAACTGCAGGAGAAATTGGAACGAGTCATGATGGGTTGCTAAATGAAGCAGAATTGGCAGCTGCTgcggaagaaaaagaaactcatTCATTTGAGGTTGATCCTTCACAG GTTGAAAATGTAAAGCAGAGGTGCTTGCCGAATGCTTTGAATTATCCAATGTTGGAGGAGTACGACTTTAGAAATGATACT GTCAATCCAGACCTTGACATGGAACTCAAGCCTCATGCACAACCACGACCATATCAAGAAAAAAGCCTTAGTAAAATGTTTGGAAATG GTAGAGCAAGATCCGGCATCATTGTACTACCATGTGGTGCTGGAAAGTCCTTAGTTGGGGTTTCTGCAGCATGCCGAATCAAGAAAAGTTGCCTTTGTTTGGCAACAAATGCTGTCTCTGTGGATCAGTGGGCCTTTCAGTTCCAGCTGTGGTCAACTATTCGGGAGGAACAAATTTGTAGATTCACATCTGACAGCAAAGAAAGATTCCAAGGCAACGCTGGGGTGGTTGTAACAACATATAACATGGTTGCTTTTGGTGGTAAGCGATCAGAAGAATCTGAGAAGATCATcgaagaaataagaaatagaGAATGGGGACTTCTACTAATGGATGAG GTCCACGTGGTTCCAGCTCATATGTTTCGTAAAGTTATCAGCCTCACTAAATCTCACTGTAAACTCGGGCTAACTG CAACACTTGTAAGAGAAGATGAAAGAATTACAGATTTGAACTTCCTTATTGGTCCCAAATTGTATGAAGCAAACTGGTTGGATTTGGTAAAAGGAGGATTTATAGCAAATGTACAATGTGCTGAAGTATGGTGTCCAATGACTAAGGAGTTTTTTGCTGAATATCTGAAGAAAGAGAACTCCAAGAAAAAGCAG GCACTATATGTGATGAATCCCAATAAGTTCAGGGCATGTGAGTTCCTGATACGATTCCATGAACAGCAGCGTGGTGATAAGATTATTGTGTTTGCTGACAATCTTTTTGCACTCACGGAGTATGCTATGAAACTTCGCAAACCTATGATTTATGGTGCTACCAG CCATGCTGAGAGGACTAAAATTCTTCAGGCTTTCAAAACTAGTAAGGATGTAAACACGGTCTTTCTGTCAAAG GTGGGTGATAATTCAATAGATATTCCTGAGGCAAACGTGATCATTCAGATTTCATCACATGCTGGTTCTAGACGACAAGAAGCCCAGCGATTAGGACGTATTCTTAGGGCAAAG GGTAAACATCAAGATAGGATGGCAGGTGGCAAAGAAGAGTACAATGCATTTTTCTATTCCCTTGTTTCTACTGATACACAG GAGATGTATTACTCAACCAAAAGGCAGCAGTTTCTGATTGACCAAGGTTACAGCTTTAAG GTGATAACAAGCTTACCTCCGCTTGATTCTGGTCCTGATTTGAGCTACTATCATCTTGATGAGCAATTGGCACTCCTTGCAAAG GTGTTGAATGCTGGTGATGACGCCGTTGGCTTAGAGCAGTTAGAAGAAGATGCTGATGACATAGCCCTTCATAAAGCTCGTCGCTCCATGGGCTCAATGAGTGCAATGTCAGGAGCAAAGGGGATGGTTTATATGGAATACAG TACTGGAAGAAACAAACTTGCTGGGCAGGGCCATATTAAGAGTAAGCCCAAGGATCCAGCTAAGCGTCATTATTTGTTCAAAAGACGCTATGGCTAA
- the LOC8287410 gene encoding general transcription and DNA repair factor IIH helicase subunit XPB1 isoform X1, whose product MGHGEKGRPSKKQKSSNDDHRSTIMEDEDVYCGEDMEDDRPDDGEGKKKDFSKLELKLDHANRPLWACADGRIFLETFSPLYKQAYDFLIAIAEPVCRPESMHEYNLTPHSLYAAVSVGLETETIISVLNKLSKTKLPKEMIDFIHGSTANYGKVKLVLKKNRYLVESPFPEVLKRLLKDEVISRARLVSEAHVNGSFTISKTAGEIGTSHDGLLNEAELAAAAEEKETHSFEVDPSQVENVKQRCLPNALNYPMLEEYDFRNDTVNPDLDMELKPHAQPRPYQEKSLSKMFGNGRARSGIIVLPCGAGKSLVGVSAACRIKKSCLCLATNAVSVDQWAFQFQLWSTIREEQICRFTSDSKERFQGNAGVVVTTYNMVAFGGKRSEESEKIIEEIRNREWGLLLMDEVHVVPAHMFRKVISLTKSHCKLGLTATLVREDERITDLNFLIGPKLYEANWLDLVKGGFIANVQCAEVWCPMTKEFFAEYLKKENSKKKQALYVMNPNKFRACEFLIRFHEQQRGDKIIVFADNLFALTEYAMKLRKPMIYGATSHAERTKILQAFKTSKDVNTVFLSKVGDNSIDIPEANVIIQISSHAGSRRQEAQRLGRILRAKGKHQDRMAGGKEEYNAFFYSLVSTDTQEMYYSTKRQQFLIDQGYSFKVITSLPPLDSGPDLSYYHLDEQLALLAKVLNAGDDAVGLEQLEEDADDIALHKARRSMGSMSAMSGAKGMVYMEYRYTNECMKKFLLLLHQSIVRFLFICSTGRNKLAGQGHIKSKPKDPAKRHYLFKRRYG is encoded by the exons atgggTCATG gTGAAAAGGGTCGGCCTAGCAAGAAGCAGAAATCCTCTAAC GATGATCACAGGAGCACAATTATGGAAGATGAAGATGTTTATTGCGGTGAAGATATGGAGGACGATCGTCCTGATG ATGGTGAAGGgaaaaaaaaggattttagCAAATTAGAATTGAAGCTAGACCATGCCAATAGGCCTTTATGGGCCTGTGCTGATGGACGGATTTTTCTTGAAACCTTTTCCCCTTTATATAAACAAGCATATGATTTCCTCATTGCCATTGCCGAACCAGTTTGCAG GCCAGAATCAATGCACGAATATAATCTGACCCCTCATTCACTATATGCTGCGGTGTCAGTGGGTCTTGAAACTGAAACCATAATATCTGTTTTGAATAAGTTGTCTAAAACAAAGCTGCCTAAAGAGATGATTGATTTCATACATGGTTCTACTGCCAATTATGGCAAAGTGAAGCTTGTGCTTAAGAAGAATCGCTACTTGGTTGAATCACCATTTCCAGAG GTACTGAAGAGGCTGTTGAAAGATGAAGTTATATCTCGGGCAAGACTTGTATCCGAG GCACATGTAAATGGTTCTTTTACCATCAGCAAAACTGCAGGAGAAATTGGAACGAGTCATGATGGGTTGCTAAATGAAGCAGAATTGGCAGCTGCTgcggaagaaaaagaaactcatTCATTTGAGGTTGATCCTTCACAG GTTGAAAATGTAAAGCAGAGGTGCTTGCCGAATGCTTTGAATTATCCAATGTTGGAGGAGTACGACTTTAGAAATGATACT GTCAATCCAGACCTTGACATGGAACTCAAGCCTCATGCACAACCACGACCATATCAAGAAAAAAGCCTTAGTAAAATGTTTGGAAATG GTAGAGCAAGATCCGGCATCATTGTACTACCATGTGGTGCTGGAAAGTCCTTAGTTGGGGTTTCTGCAGCATGCCGAATCAAGAAAAGTTGCCTTTGTTTGGCAACAAATGCTGTCTCTGTGGATCAGTGGGCCTTTCAGTTCCAGCTGTGGTCAACTATTCGGGAGGAACAAATTTGTAGATTCACATCTGACAGCAAAGAAAGATTCCAAGGCAACGCTGGGGTGGTTGTAACAACATATAACATGGTTGCTTTTGGTGGTAAGCGATCAGAAGAATCTGAGAAGATCATcgaagaaataagaaatagaGAATGGGGACTTCTACTAATGGATGAG GTCCACGTGGTTCCAGCTCATATGTTTCGTAAAGTTATCAGCCTCACTAAATCTCACTGTAAACTCGGGCTAACTG CAACACTTGTAAGAGAAGATGAAAGAATTACAGATTTGAACTTCCTTATTGGTCCCAAATTGTATGAAGCAAACTGGTTGGATTTGGTAAAAGGAGGATTTATAGCAAATGTACAATGTGCTGAAGTATGGTGTCCAATGACTAAGGAGTTTTTTGCTGAATATCTGAAGAAAGAGAACTCCAAGAAAAAGCAG GCACTATATGTGATGAATCCCAATAAGTTCAGGGCATGTGAGTTCCTGATACGATTCCATGAACAGCAGCGTGGTGATAAGATTATTGTGTTTGCTGACAATCTTTTTGCACTCACGGAGTATGCTATGAAACTTCGCAAACCTATGATTTATGGTGCTACCAG CCATGCTGAGAGGACTAAAATTCTTCAGGCTTTCAAAACTAGTAAGGATGTAAACACGGTCTTTCTGTCAAAG GTGGGTGATAATTCAATAGATATTCCTGAGGCAAACGTGATCATTCAGATTTCATCACATGCTGGTTCTAGACGACAAGAAGCCCAGCGATTAGGACGTATTCTTAGGGCAAAG GGTAAACATCAAGATAGGATGGCAGGTGGCAAAGAAGAGTACAATGCATTTTTCTATTCCCTTGTTTCTACTGATACACAG GAGATGTATTACTCAACCAAAAGGCAGCAGTTTCTGATTGACCAAGGTTACAGCTTTAAG GTGATAACAAGCTTACCTCCGCTTGATTCTGGTCCTGATTTGAGCTACTATCATCTTGATGAGCAATTGGCACTCCTTGCAAAG GTGTTGAATGCTGGTGATGACGCCGTTGGCTTAGAGCAGTTAGAAGAAGATGCTGATGACATAGCCCTTCATAAAGCTCGTCGCTCCATGGGCTCAATGAGTGCAATGTCAGGAGCAAAGGGGATGGTTTATATGGAATACAG ATATACAAATGAATGCATGAAAAAGTTCCTTTTGCTTCTCCATCAATCTATCGTCCGTTTCCTCTTCATTTGCAGTACTGGAAGAAACAAACTTGCTGGGCAGGGCCATATTAAGAGTAAGCCCAAGGATCCAGCTAAGCGTCATTATTTGTTCAAAAGACGCTATGGCTAA